A region from the Pelobates fuscus isolate aPelFus1 chromosome 3, aPelFus1.pri, whole genome shotgun sequence genome encodes:
- the RSL24D1 gene encoding probable ribosome biogenesis protein RLP24: MRVEKCYFCSAPIYPGHGMMFVRNDSKMFRFCRSKCHKNFKKKRNPRKVRWTKAFRKSAGKELTVDNAFEFEKRRNEPVKYQRELWSKTVEAMKRVEEIKRKRQARFIVNRLKKGKELQKAQDIKEVKQNIHLIRAPHAGKAKKLEDKMVQKLQKDVDMEDDA; this comes from the exons ATGCGCGTCGAGAAGTGTTACTTCTGTTCGGCCCCCATCTACCCGGGCCACGGCATGATGTTCGTAAGGAATGACAGCAAG ATGTTCCGATTCTGCCGGTCAAAATGCCACAAGAATTTCAAGAAGAAGCGCAACCCCAGAAAGGTCAGATGGACCAAAGCCTTTAGAAAGTCAGCTGGCAAAGAGTTGACTGTG GACAATGCTTTTGAATTTGAGAAAAGAAGAAATGAACCTGTTAAATACCAGAGAGAGTTGTGGAGCAAGACAG TTGAGGCAATGAAGAGAGTGGAAGAGATTAAACGGAAGCGACAGGCTCGGTTTATCGTGAACAG ACTGAAAAAGGGTAAAGAGCTGCAGAAAGCACAGGACATCAAAGAAGTCAAACAAAATATCCACCTCATTCGTGCTCCTCATGCAG gaAAGGCCAAGAAGTTGGAAGACAAAATGGTTCAGAAATTGCAGAAGGATGTGGACATGGAAGACGATGCCTGA